CCGGACGGTGATCGTGGCCTTCGGCACGGTGATCGGCCTCTACCTGCTCTGGCGCGCGTTCCGCTGACCGCCCGGCCCCCGGTCGGTCGACCTGGATGTACCCCGGCAGCCGCAGCCGGCCGGGCCCCTGCGCCACCGGGTGCGGTGGGCAGGGGCCCGGCCTGCCCGGTCAGGCGACCGGTTCCGGGGCGGCGTCGGCGTCCCGGTTCGGGCCGGGGGTGACCCGCGGGTCACCCTCGTCGGCGAAGTAGTCGTCGGACGCGGTGCCGTCGACCCCGTCGGCGACCTTCGCCGCCCGCAGCGCCAGCGTCACCAACGCCGCGACCACCAGGTTCACCAGGACGGCCACGATGCCCACGTAGATCGTCTTCTTGGTGTCGAAGCCGAACTCCGACAGCGGGAAGGCGGAGCCGGCGAAGTGCTTGCGGCCGGTCACCGGGTTGCCGATCTGGTAGAGCATCCACATGCCCACGCTCATGCCGGCCGCCCAGCCGGCGACCAGCGCGCCCCGGTGGAACCAACGGGTGTAGAGGCCCAACGCCACCGCCGGCAGCGTCTGCAGGATGATCACGCCGCCGATGAGCTGGAGGTCGATGGAGAACTGCGGGTCGAGGAAGACGATGCAGGCCACCGCCCCGACCTTCACCACCAGCGAGGTGATCTTGGAGACGTTGGCCTCCTGGGCCGCGGTGGCGTCCCGCTTCAGGTACTCCTTGTAGATGTTGCGGGTGAACAGGTTCGCCGCCGCGATCGACATGATCGCCGCCGGCACCAGCGCGCCGATGCCGATGGCCGCGTACGCCACCCCGGCGAACCAGTCGGGGAACTGCTGGTCGAACAGGACCGGCACGATGGTGTTGCCGTCCGTGCTGCCGGCCGTCGCCCCCGGCAGCGGCTTCACGTCGGCCGCGATGGCCATGTAGCCGAGCAGCGCGATCAGCCCGAGCAGCAGGCTGTACGCGGGCAGCGCCGACATGTTCCGCTTGATCACGTCCCGGTTCCGACTGGCCAGCACGCCGGTGATGCTGTGCGGGTAGAGGAAGAGCGCCAGCGCCGAGCCGAACGCCAGGGTGACGTACTGGAGCTGGTTGTTGGCGTTGAGCAGGACGCCGTCGTTCGGGTTCGGTGACGCGGCGAACTTCGCCTCGGCGGAGTCGAAGATCGCGCCCCAGCCGCCCAGCTTGTACGGCAGCCAGAGCACCGCCACCAGGATCACGATGTAGATCAGGGTGTCCTTGACGAACGCGATAAGCGCCGGCGCCCGCAGCCCCGACTGGTACGTGTACGCGGCGAGGATCGCGAAGGCGATGATGATCGGCAGGTGCCGGGCCAGCGCGCTCTCCCCGGTCACGCCCATCGTCTTGAGCACCGCCTCGATGCCGACCAGTTGCAGCGCGATGTACGGCATGGTCGCGACGATGCCGGTGATCGCCACCAGCAGCGCCAGCACCGGCGAGTCGAACCGGCGACGGACGAAGTCGGCCGGGGTGACGAACCCGTGCCGGTGCGAGACCGACCAGAGCCGGCAGAGCACCAGGAAGACCAGCGGGTAGATGACGATCGTGTACGGCACCGCGAAGAAGCCCATCGCGCCCGCGCCGAACACCAGCGCCGGCACCGCCACGAAGGTGTACGCCGTGTAGAGGTCACCGCCGACCAGGAACCAGGTGATCCAGCCGCCGAAGTTGCGCCCGCCCAGCCCCCACTCGTCGAGGTGGGCCATGTCGCGCGGCGCCCGCCACCGGGCCGCCACGAACCCCATCGCGCTGACCAGCAGGAAGAGCGCCGTGAAGATGATGATCTCGGTGAGATGGTCGCGCCACATCAGCGGTCCTCCTCTGATCGCGGCTGCGGGGCTCGCAGGCCCGGCTCACTCCTCGCGCTCACGGCGCCCCGCTTCTTCGTCATCTGGTACACCAGCGTCGTGGTGGCCACGCCGAGCAGGATGTAGGCCAGTTGCAGCCAGTAGAAGCGCGGGAAGCCGAGGATCCTGGGCGAGTCCGCGTTGAAGAGGGCCGGGATCAGCGGCACCACGATCGGGATGAAGAGCAACCAGTTCCAGGGGCTGTGGTCCTTCGCCCTGGACGACGCCGCCTGCGGCGTCTCCGGGTCCGGTGCAGCCATACACACCTCCGGTAAGTCGTAACTCGCCATGTGACGGCCGGAGGCTACGGCCGTGTGAGCGCGGTCACGTTCGATCGGAGGAGTCCGCTGCGCCGAACGGCCGCCAACCTGCGCCGAACGGCACAGGTCGACGGCCGGGCGGCCAGGAGATCAGCGGGCGGCGAGGTGGGCGGTGTCGTTGACCGAGCGGACCGCGACCCCGCCGTCGGGCCACATGTCGAACACCGAGATGCCGGCCGCGTCCAGGTAGAGCCGGTGCAGGAAGTCGTCGCCGGCCGCGAGGGCGTCGCGCAGCGCCAGCTTGATCGGCGAGACGTGCGAGACCACGACCACCGTCTCCCCCGGGTACGCCTCCCGCAGCCCCGCCACGGCCCGGGCGGTCCGTTCGGCGACGGTGGCGAAGGACTCCCCGCCGGGCGGGGCGACCCGGGTCGAGGCGAGCCAGGCGTCCAGCTCACCCGGCCAGCCCTCGCGCACCTCGGCGAAGGTGCGACCGTCCCAGTCGCCGAAGTCGCACTCGATCCAGTCGTCCTGCCGGCGTACCGGGAGGTCGCCCAGCGCCGCGGCGATCGCCTCGGCGGTGGCCGTACACCGGGACAGCGGTGAGCTGAGCACGGCCGCGACGGACGGGGCGAGCTGGGCCACCCGGGCGGCCGTGGCCCGGGCCTGGGCCCGGCCGGTGTCGGACAGCGGCACGTCGGCGCGGCCGGCGTAGCGCTGCTGGACGGTCCACTCGGTCTCGCCGTGCCGGACCAGGATCAGCCGGGTGGCGGTGAAGCTCGGCCGAGGCTCCCAGGAGGGCTTGACCGTCGCCGGGTCGCTGCCGCCGGTACGGGTCGCGGCGCGGGCGGCCGCCTCGCGGGCGGCGACGCGGGCCGGCGAGTCGGGAGCCGCCACCGCACGCGGCGCCTCGGCCTCGACCCGCTGGACCACTGTGCCGGCGGCGGCGTCCATCGCCGCGTTGGCCAGCGCGTCGGCGTGCTTGTTGCGCTCCCGGGGAATCCAGCTGAACCGGACCGAGTCGAAGCGGTCGACCAGCGCGGCGGCCTGCGCGGCGAGCGGGCGCAGCCCCGGATGCTTGATCTGCCAGCGGCCGGACATCTGCTCGACCACCAGCTTCGAGTCCATCCGCGCCTCGACCTCGGACGCGCCCAGCTCGGCGGCGGCCTCCAGACCGGCGATCAGCCCCCGGTACTCGGCCACGTTGTTGGTGTTCGTCCCGATCGCCTCCGAGCGTTCCGCCAGCACCTCACCGGAGTCCCGGTCCCGGACCACCGCGCCGTAGCCGGCCGGCCCGGGATTGCCCCGGGACCCGCCGTCGGCCTCGACGACGACCGCGCGCACCGCCACCGGCTACAGACCCGACTCGTTGGTGCGGACCATGATCCGGCGGCACTCCTCGCAACGGACCACGTCGTCCGGGGCCGACTTGCGGATCCGGGCCAGGTCCGCGCCGGAGAGCTCCAGCCGGCAGCCGCCGCAGCGCCCGGCGGTGAGCAGCGCCGCGCCCAGGCCGGTGTCCTCGCGGATCTTGTCGTACAGGGTCACCAGGTCGGCGGGGAGGTCGGCGGCGAGCGGCTTGCGCGCCGCCTTCTTGAACTCCTCTTCCTTGGCGATCTCGGCCAGGCTGTCGTCGCGGCGCTGCTCCGCCGCCGCGCGCCGCTCCCGCGCGTCGGCCAGCTTGGCCTCGATCCCGTCGAGGACGCCCTGCGCGGTCTCCCGCTGCTCCATCAGCTCCAGCTCGGCGTCCTCCAGGTCGCCCTGCCGGCGGTTGAGCGAGACCAGCTCGTGCTGGAGCGCCTCCAGCTCCCGGGCCGGGCCGGTGCCGGCGGCGAGCCGGTCCTCGTCCTTGCTCTTGCGGGCGCGGACCTGGTCGATGTCCTTCTCCAGCCGGGCGATGTCGCGGTCCAGGTCGTCGACGGCGACCTGGGCCCGGACCCGCTCGTCCTCCAGCGCGGACAGCTCACGCGCGAGGGCCTCCAGCTCGGCCCGCTCGGGCAGCGCCCGGCGACGGTGGGCGAGCTGGGCCAGCGAGGTGTCGATCGCCTGGAGGTCGAGCAGGCGGCGCTGGACCTGGGGTTCAGCCTTCACGGTGGGGCTCCTTGTCGTCCAGTGTGGGCGCGGCGGCGTGCACGGTCCAGGGGTCGGTGTCCAGATCGGACACCACGGTCTGCACGCCGAGGTCGGCCCGGAGGTGGGCGGCCAGGTCGTCCAGCCAGGGTCGTTCGGTCGCCCAGTGGGCGGCGTCCAGCAGGGCGGGGCCACCGGCGGCGAGGTGCTCACCGGCCGGGTGGTGCCGCAGGTCGGCGGTGAGGAAGGCGTCCACCCCGGCGGCGCTCGCCTCGGCGAGGAAGGAGTCGCCGGAGCCGCCGCTGACCGCGAGGGTACGCACCACCCGCTCCGGGTCGCCGGCGGCGCGGACGCCCCAGGCGGTGGCGGGCAGCACGTCGGCGGCGTGCCGGGTCAGCTCGGCCAGGGTCATCGGGGCGGGCAGCTCGCCGATCCGGCCGATCCCCCGGCCCGGCCCGTCGGCCGCCGAGCCCGGGGCGGGGCGGTGCAGCGGGCGCAGCCCGGTCAGCCCGAACCGGGCGGCGAGGGCGTCGGAGACACCCGGGTCCGCCACGTCGGCGTTGGTGTGCGCCACGTACAGGGCCACGTCGGCGCGGATCAGGTCGTGCACGATCCGCCCCTTGTACGTCGTCGGGGCGACCGAGGAGACGCCGCGCAGCAGCAGCGGGTGGTGCGCCACGATCATGTCCGCCCCGGCGGCGAGCGCCTCGGCGACCGTCTCCGGCACCACGTCGACCACGCAGGCGACCCGGCGTACGGCGGTGGTGGGCTCGCCGAGCACCAGGCCGACCCGGTCCCACTCCTCGGCCCAGGCCCGTGGGTACCGGCGCTCCAGCGCCGCCACCACGTCGGCCACGGTCGGTGGGGCTGCGGTTGTGCTCACGGCCGGTCAGCTTACCGGCGCGGACCGGGAAGCACGGCCACGCCCGCCGCCCGTGTTCCCCGGCACAGCCGCCACCCGTCGAGGTGGCCGGACGGACATGATCGACTCCGTTTGCGGTGTGTCGCGGTGTCCTTGCTCGCGAACACCGTGACACACCGCGAACGGTGGCTCGCCGCGGCCCGGCCCGGGTCGGCTCGCCGCGGCCCGGTCAGGCGGCCGGGGTGAGGCGGCACCGGTCGGGCAGGGCGGCCACCGCCGCCTCCCACGGGAAGGCGTGCAGGTGACGCTCCCCGGTGCCCGGCGGGTGCAGCGGGACGACGTGCTCGCCGTAGAGCACCGTGGTGCCCCACTCCCGCAGCCGGGCCAGGCCGGCCTGGAACGACGGGTGCGCGGCCATCGCGGCGTTGGTGAACGGGACCGCCACCACCGGCAGCCCCTTGCCCTGTCCCTCGATCAACAGGCCCAGCGCGAGCGTGTCGGTGATCCCCGCCGCCCACTTGTTGACGGTGTTGACCGTCGCCGGGCAGACGATCATCGCGTCGGCCGGGGGCAGCAGGTCCGGGTCACCCGCGTTCTTGTAGTGGGTGCGCACCGGGTGGCCGGTCTGCCGGGCCAGCGCGGCCCGGTCGACGAACTTCGCCCCGTCCGGCGTGGTGACCACGCAGACGTCCCAGCCGTCGCGCTGGGCCAGCTCGACGAGGCGACCGATGTGACGTGCCAGCGGCGAACCGCAGGCGATGACGTAGAGCACCTCACGGCGCTCGCTGGTGGGGTGCGGACCGCTCATCCGGCCGGCACCGCGTTCATACTCCGACTCCCATGTGCTCAGCCAACTCCGCAATCGGCGGAGGCGGCGCACCCCGTGTGCGACGCAGCACGTCCGACATCACCTCGTGCGCGATCGGCCGGCAGCGGATCTCCGAGGGGGCGAGCCGGTCGCCGCGCAGCAGCATCTCCCCGGCGTTGGCGACGTCGCCGATCTGGGCGTACCCCCGGGCGATGTCGAGCAGGTGGTGCGCGCGGCGCTCGGGCAGCAGCGCGTTGAACGCCGGCTCCGGGATGCGCTGGTGGATGTCCACGGCCCGCCCGCCGTCACCCAGCTCGACCGCGGCGGCGGCGCGGTGCAGCTCCAGGTTGGTCGGGCCGAACGAGGTCCAGTAGTGGTCCTGGTCGCTGCCGAGCATGGTGGCCGCCTCGTGCGCGCCGTTGAACAGGTCGTCCACGGTCGCCGAGTCGCCGATCCGGGCGGCGGCCATCGCGCCCTGCAGCAGCAGCATCCCGTAGACGGAGAGCCGGTCCGGCTCGGCGTCGTTCATGCCGCCGGGGGCGAGCCGGTTGGCGATGGTGACGTTCAGCTCCAGCGCGGGGCGGGCCCGGCCCATGGCGACCAGGGCGTTGCAGACCCGGGTGGTGGCCACGCCGGCCAGCAGCTGGTCGTCGGCGCGCTGGGCGACCGCCATCGACCGGTCGGCGGCGAGCCACGCCAGGTCGCACTCACCGAGCTTGCGCAGCACCGAGGAGGCGATCTGGTAGACCTGCCCGAGCAGGTGGGCGGCCTCCTTCGCCTGGTCGCCGCCGAAGCCGGCGTCGGCGGCCTGGGCGTCGCGCAGCAGCTTCGGCAGGGCCCGGGTGAGCATGCCGTAGCGGCCGTACTGGTAGGTGAGCCAGGCGTGGTTGACCGCCTTGCGCATGTCGGCCAGCGGCGGCGGGTACGGCGCGGCGTCGAAGTACGCGCTCATCGAGTCGTACCGCTCCAGGGCGGCCCGGATCTCCTGCACCTCGATCTGGTCGATGCAGTTGAGCGCGTCGGTGCGCCGCTCCGGGTCCTTGCCGAGCAGCAGTTGCACGTCGACCTGGAGGATGTCGGCGATCTCGTAGAGGACGGAGAACTTGTCGAGCCGGCGCACGCCCCGCTCGACCTTGTCGACCCAGCTCTTGGACTTGCCCAGCCGGTCGGCGAAGACCTGCTGGGACATCTTGCGCCGCCCGCGCCAGTAGGCGACCCGCCGCCCTATGGGTAGCTCGTCCATCCCCTGCTCCTCCCCCTCGTCAGCCGTCCGGTGGATCACCCGGCCGACCCCCCGCGGGCGCGGCGGTCCGTCCGAATCAGGTTTTCGCTGGTCGCACAGGTTGTGCGTCAGCCGTACGGCCAGTCCTCGTACTTTTCGTGCAAGTTGCACGAGCCGTTCGACAGCTCAACGATCGCGGGTTACGGCAGTGACGGCGCTCGACATGTTGCCTGACGGGACGTTCGTTCGGGGCGAGGGGAGATCAGGAGAATGTGGGGGAACGTCGGACCGCGGGTCGCTCAACTGTCGTCGATCGAACGGGTCCGGCTGCGCCGGATCGCCGTGCGGTACGCCGTGCACGGCTGGGAGGTGACCCCCGGCGCCTGCCTGGCCCGCAGCCGCTTCGTCTGCGGCCGGGCCGGCTGCCCGACCGTCGGCTGCCACCCCGCCCTGGAGGACTGGGAGCACGCCGCCAGCGCCGACCCGGCCCGGGTGGCGACCTGGTGGCGCAGCCGCCCGCACGGGGTGCTGCTGCCCACCGGACGCGCCTTCGACGTGCTGGAGGTGGCGGCACACCTCGGCCGGCACGTCCTCGACGCGATCCCGTCGCACCCGGCCGGCCCGGGCGTGCGCGGCCCGGTGCTGGTGACCCCGACCGGCCGGTGGATGTTCCTGGTCCGCCCCGGCGACCCGCTCCGCCCCGAACTGGAGCACTGCTTCCACGTCGTACGCCACGGGCCCGGCTCGTGGGTCGCCGCCCCGCCGACCCGGCTGCCCGAGGGCCCGGTCCGGTGGGCGGTCGCCCCGGAGCAGGCGCGCTGGCGGCTGCCCGACTCGTACCTGGTGCAGAACACCATCGTCGAGGCGCTGCGGGCCACCGGGGTGACGCTCACCCCGGACCTGCTCCCCGGCCAGCTACCGCTGCCCCGCCGGGGTCACTGATCCGACTCCACGAGGTCCGACAGCGACCCGCCCGGCGGCCGGGTCGTTGAACCGGTGACGGCGCGCTCGCGCCAGGAGCGGGGGTACGAGATGTCCAGGGACGACGCGGCACGGCACCCCGGCGGCGCCGAACCGCCACCGCACCACCGCCGGCCGTACCGCTGGTCGGGCACCCGCCCGGGCGGATCCCGCCCGGAACGCGCCCGCCCCTCGGCCACCCACCCCGCCGGCACCCGCCGCCCCGCCCGCTGACCCTCCCCCACCACCGCCGCCTGGCCGCGCACTTTCAGAGAAAGTGGCGCTATTCCGCCGTCGTTAGCCACTCTTTCTCTGAAAGTGCAGCGGGAAGGGCGCGGGGTGGAGGCAGCGGGAAGAGGGCGGGGTGGAGGCGGGTCAGGGGGCGAGGGGGAGGGCCGTGGAGTGGAGGAGGCGGGCGTCGTCGGTGACGACGGCGTGCAGGTGGCCGTCGAGGCGGTCGAGCCAACCGACGCCGGACTCCCCCATCGCCATCGCGGCGGTCGCGTACGCGTCGGCCAGGCCCAGGTCCGCCCCGACCACGGTGACCGAGCGCAGTCCACGGGCCGGCACACCCCGGCGCGGGTCGTGGACGTGGTGGCCCCGATGCTGCACGCCGGACGTGGCGACCGCCAGGTCGGTGCCGGCGAGCACCAGGCAGGTAGCCGTCGGGTCCCACGGGTGCGCGACGCCGATCCGCCACGGCAGTCCGGTCGGGGACAGCCCGCGCACCACCACGTCGCCGCCGGCGTTGAGGCAGTGGTTGCCCGCCCCGGCGGCGACCAGCCGGTCCGAGGCGACCTGCGCCGACCAGCCCTTCACGTAGCCGGACGGGTCGAGCCGGCCGGTGGCGTACGCGTCGAAGAACCCGTCGGTGGCCCGCCACAGGTCGGCGCAGCGGTCCAGCACCGCCCGCAGGTTGGCCGACGCCTCGGCCGGCGCCAGCTCGCCCCGGTCGAGGCGGCACACCTCGCTGTCGTCGCGCCAGGTGCTGAACCGGGCGTCGACCTCGCGCAGCCAGTCGAAGGTCTGCTCGGCCAGCTCGTGCAGGGTCGCGGCGGGCAGGTCGTCGGCCAGGTCCAGGCTGATCGCCGTACCCATGATCTGCGCGACCCGGCGCAGGCCGGGCCGGACCGGCGCCACCGGCACCTCAGCGGGCCCGGTCGATCGCGGCCTGCAACGACCGCTGGTACGCCTCGCTGGTAGCGGTGGCGTCGGAGACGGTGTCCAGGTCAGCGCTCTGCCGGCGCACCACCTCGCCGGACGTCCCGCTGTAGGTGGCCTGCACGTTGTCGCTGCGCTGCCCCGACTGCCCGCTCTGCGGCAACCCGATGCCGGTGGCGTTGACGATGCGGGTGCCGGAGAGGGTGATCTGGACCGACAGGGTGCCGTACTCGTAGCTGACCTGCGGGCCGCTGACGGTGCGCAGGGTGGGCCTCGGCGCGCTGGTGGTGGGGGCGGGCGCCGCCGGTCGGGGGGCGGCGGTGTCGGCCCGGGCGGTCGGGCTCCGCTTCGCCCCGTCGGTGGGGCGGGCGGACGGGGCCCGACCGGAGGCGGCCGGGGTGGGGGTGGCCTCGGGCCGCGCGGACGGGTCGGCGGGGGCGGGGGCGACGGGTGGCTGCGCGACGGCGGCGACCTGGCCGGCCCCCGGGGGGCCCTTGAGCACCACCAGGGCGGTGGTGCCGGCGGCCAGGCCGGTGATCGCGAGGAGCGCGCGACGCATCTGGGGTGCCTCTCTACAGCTCGAACGTGGCGAGGTGGATCTGCCGGCGGGGCACGCCCGCGGCGCGCAGCGCCCGGACCGACTCCTGGACCAGGCCGGCCGGGCCGCAGAGGTAGACGTCGCGGCGGGCCACGTCCGGCACCAGGCGGCGCAGCCCGTCCGGGCTCATCACCTGCCGGGGGCCGGGGTCGTCGCGGGAGCCGATCACGTACCAGACGGAGGTGTGCCGGGCCTGGGCCAGCCAGTCCAGCTCCTGGTGCATCAGCACGTCGGCGGGGGTACGGGCGCGGTAGATGAGCGCGGCGCCGGGCGGCAGCTCCTCCAGCATCGCCCGCAGCGGCGCGATGCCGCTGCCGCCGGCGATCAGCAGCGCCCGCTCCCTCGTCCGGTGGGCGGCGGTGAAGGTGCCGGACGGGCCCTCCGCCCAGACGCGGGTGCCGGGGTCGAGGTCGCGCAGGTCGGCGGTGTGCGTGCCGACGACCTTGACGGTCAGCCGCAGCCAGCGGCCGTTGGCCGCGGCGGAGAGCGAGAACGGGTGCGACTGCCACCAGCAGCCCCGGGCCAGGAAGCGCCAACGGAAGTACTGCCCGCCGAGCATGTCGATCTGGTTGAGCCGCCGGCCGGTCAGGTAGATCGAGATGGTGTCCGGGCTCTCCGCCACCACGTCGGCCACGCTCAGCCGGTGCCGCAGGTTGAAGCGCAGCGGGGCGACCACCCGCCCCCAGAGCAGGGCGGCGAGCACCAGCAGGTAGGCGGCGATCCAGCCGGTGCGCACCGGTCCGGGCGGGTGCAGCTGCGCGCCGTTGCTGAACTGGTGGCCGAAGCCGAGCAGCAGCGCGGCGTAGCTGGCCAGGTGCAGGTGGTACCAGAGTTCGTAGGGCAGGACGGTGCGGATCGCCCGGACGCCGGTGACCCCGACCAGCACCATGACGCCGGCGGCGACGAACGCGGAGAGCATGTCCTCGTAGTCGCGCAGCAGCACGCCCACCTCGCCGAGCACGGACTGCCCGTCGGCCTCGGCGTAGGCGACCAGCAGCAGCGACAGGTGGGCCAGCACCGCGACGAGCAGGGTGGCGCCGAGGTCGCGGTGCAGGCGGGAGATCCGTTCGCCGCCGACCCAGCGTTCCAGCACGCCGAGGCGGCTCATCATCAGCACCTGCACCAGCAGCAGGTAGCCGGCGACCAGCCCGGTGATCCGCCCGGCGGCGGTGAGCAGGTCGCCGGTGTCCTTCATCGACCCGGCCGGGGTGTCCAGCCACCACGGCAGCACGGCGGCCACCAGGCCCGTCCAGAAGAGCAGGGCCAGGGCCCGCCGGCCGCCGGGCCCGCGTCGCGGCGGCGCCGGCGTCGGGGGTACGGGGGCAGCCGAACGGCCGCCGTACGGGGAACTCGTCCCGGTACGACGGCCGGCGGCCCAGGTGTCCTGGTACGTCACGCGTACAGCTTCATGGGGGTGTACTTCTGCCTCGGGAAGATCTTGTCCACCTCGGCGTTGGTCAGGCCGAACCGTCCCTGCGCCACGCTTCCGTAGACGTTGAACATGTTGTTGTACTCGGGTACGTCGCCGGAGTCCAGATCGTTCAATCCGTTCCAGGCGCCGAGCAGCGAGCCGGCGAGCTTGCGGCCGGACAGGATGGTCACCACTCCGCCGTGGCCGTGGTCGGTGCCGCCGCCGTTGGAGGCGACCCGCCGGCCGAACTCGCTGGAGACCATGACCGTGACGTCGGCGGCCTGCTCACCGAGGTCGGTGAAGAACGCGGCCAGCGCTTTGGCCAGTTCGTTGAGCCGCCGGTGCAGCTGCCCGCCGGGACGGGTGCCCTGGTTCTCGTGGGTGTCGTAGCCGCCCATGCCGACCGTGGCCACCCGGACGTTCGCCCCGCCCTTGATGAGCTGGGCGAGCTGCTGGAACGCGGAGCCGACGCCCTGGTACTCCACGCCCGCGGCCGGCTGGTACGGCCGGGCCGACAGCTTCTGCGCGGTGCTCAGCGCCGACATGCCGTCGAGCACCGCCTCCTGGACCGGGTGGTTGATCCCGGTGAACAGGCCACGGATCGCCTTCTCGGTGGCCGCCCGGTACTTCTCGTCGCCGTTGAGCCGCAGCGAGCCGACGTTGTTGATCGAGAGCGCGCCGTTGGTGCCGACCAGCGACCGGGGCAGCGTGCTGCCGATGCCGACGCTGCGGAACGCGGTGCCCTTGCCGAGCGCGTCGACCAGGCTGTCCAGCCAGCCCCGGCCACCGGTCTCGCCGGGCAGGCCGCCGAGGTTGCAGGCGTCGGCGGCCTGGAAGTGGCTGCGGGACAGCCGCTCGTCGGAGACCGCCGGGACGAACCCGAGCTGCCCGGCCCGCAGCCACTTCTCCAGCGGCGCGAACGCGCTGGTCAGCTTGAAGCCGCGGCCCAGCGCCAGCGAGTCGTCGCCGAGCAGCAGGTCGGGGCGGGCCTTGGCCAGCACCGGGTCCTCGGCGGGGGCGACCAGGCTCAGCCCGTCCAGCCCGCCGTAGAGGAAGACGTGGATCAGGGTGCCGGTCTTCGTCGCGGCGAACGACGCGGAGGTGGTGACGAACTGGGCGGTGGCCAGCGCGGTGGCGGTGGCGGCGGCGCCGGCGACGAAGGTCCGCCGGGTCACCCCCCGCCCGTCCTGCTGGGCCTCCTCCAGGTCCTCCAGCCGGCGGTAGCGGTCCCGTTCGGCGGCGTTCT
This genomic interval from Micromonospora coxensis contains the following:
- a CDS encoding ferredoxin reductase family protein, with protein sequence MTYQDTWAAGRRTGTSSPYGGRSAAPVPPTPAPPRRGPGGRRALALLFWTGLVAAVLPWWLDTPAGSMKDTGDLLTAAGRITGLVAGYLLLVQVLMMSRLGVLERWVGGERISRLHRDLGATLLVAVLAHLSLLLVAYAEADGQSVLGEVGVLLRDYEDMLSAFVAAGVMVLVGVTGVRAIRTVLPYELWYHLHLASYAALLLGFGHQFSNGAQLHPPGPVRTGWIAAYLLVLAALLWGRVVAPLRFNLRHRLSVADVVAESPDTISIYLTGRRLNQIDMLGGQYFRWRFLARGCWWQSHPFSLSAAANGRWLRLTVKVVGTHTADLRDLDPGTRVWAEGPSGTFTAAHRTRERALLIAGGSGIAPLRAMLEELPPGAALIYRARTPADVLMHQELDWLAQARHTSVWYVIGSRDDPGPRQVMSPDGLRRLVPDVARRDVYLCGPAGLVQESVRALRAAGVPRRQIHLATFEL
- a CDS encoding DUF1501 domain-containing protein; the protein is MEKTVHSFPLHPECPDVRRLADDPAEALLRAEADVVAAENAAERDRYRRLEDLEEAQQDGRGVTRRTFVAGAAATATALATAQFVTTSASFAATKTGTLIHVFLYGGLDGLSLVAPAEDPVLAKARPDLLLGDDSLALGRGFKLTSAFAPLEKWLRAGQLGFVPAVSDERLSRSHFQAADACNLGGLPGETGGRGWLDSLVDALGKGTAFRSVGIGSTLPRSLVGTNGALSINNVGSLRLNGDEKYRAATEKAIRGLFTGINHPVQEAVLDGMSALSTAQKLSARPYQPAAGVEYQGVGSAFQQLAQLIKGGANVRVATVGMGGYDTHENQGTRPGGQLHRRLNELAKALAAFFTDLGEQAADVTVMVSSEFGRRVASNGGGTDHGHGGVVTILSGRKLAGSLLGAWNGLNDLDSGDVPEYNNMFNVYGSVAQGRFGLTNAEVDKIFPRQKYTPMKLYA